The following is a genomic window from Rutidosis leptorrhynchoides isolate AG116_Rl617_1_P2 chromosome 8, CSIRO_AGI_Rlap_v1, whole genome shotgun sequence.
GCTGTAAAATGTTCATCAAAAAGACCAGCTGAAATTGGGGTTAATGGCACTAATCTTGAGTACACCTCTAGAACAACAAGTGAACCAATTGTATCTAAAAGACAAAAGACAATAAACAACGGGTCAACGGGTCAAACTTATGTTTCAGCTTCTGAAAATGAATTTTCTGGTGAGAAgtcatctattgtttcggatccgGTGGGTTCAAAAAAGAAACTTTGCGTCTTTTGCAATACTTCAGAGTGCACAATTGTTAGTTCCAAAATCACACTTATATGTATTTATTTCGACATTTTGATTTACTATTTTTCATACCAAAAGCTTGTATTGTTCAAAAAAATAAATTGTGTAGGTAAGTGGAGAAATTGTGTCGTATGCACGAGGGAAAGAAGTGGTAGGGGATGCGGCTAACTTGTCCAATGTTACACATGTTCATGAAAAATGCGTCGAGTGGTGTGTATTTGATctttaaaatattattaatatgtatgagTAATGAAAATAGATTAAATTTACATATTTACACATATAGGGCGCCTCAAATTTACTttactgagaatggaactatcaagaatttgGAATTAGAGGTTTCAAGGGCTAACAAGATAAAGTGCAGCTGCTGTGGTAAAAAGGGAGCTGTTCTCGGATGCTATTCGAATAAATGCCAACGATCGTATCATGTGCCTTGTGCGTATTACGATGCTGATTGCAGATGGGATCAGGTAAGCAACTAATTTCTCACACATAAATACATAATATATAGTATGTTGTCTTTAATTTTCTCATATAATGTTGTTTTTTAGGTTAACTTTTTGTTGCTGTGTCCAAAACATATATCTCATAAGTTTCCATGTGAACGGAGGTCAAAAGCTGTGAAGCTAGATTCTGATAAAAGGTATCAGCTGCCAAATATCATTTGTATATCATTTTAAATTGGACAATATATATGCTTGGTTATGTTCTTTAGTTCCTTACAAGATGATACTTAATCTAACCTATAATATctaactaatatttatatgtttttgtTTAGATATAAGAAtagaaatgttaatttttaattaaGCAGTTGTATTTAAGGAACTACCCATCTAACATTTAGTAGTTCACAATTATGACATTTTGTCATTTCAATTACAGTATGTCCACAACTTTGAAATCTTGCACAACAGCGTTGAATGATGAAAAGACTGTTGTTTTATGTGGTTCAGCTCTTTCTTCTGAGGAAAAGGTTGGTATTTACTCTTTCAAATTCAATAATTGTTGGTTAATTGTATATTTCATTAGAGTTTTACGATTTAGTGTATCCTTTCCTATTTTAATTCCATGTTTTCGGACGATATGTTGGCATGGATTTTTATAATCTGCAACTTTTAAACATGCAGTATTCTATGCTCGATTTTGCAAGAAGTAACGGGGCAGTAGTATCAAAATACTGGAGAGATAATGTGACCCATGTTGTTGCAGCCACAAATTCAAACGGTGCATGCACAAGAACACTCAAAGTCCTGATGGCCATTCTGAACGGAAAATGGATTGTTACATTTGAATGTAACGTTTTTAATCTTAGCAGTTGATCTTACAGTTTAATTGAACTAAATTGTACGGAGTAtcatttttatgttttttttttatatttcaggGGTAAAAGCTTGTATGACAGCTGGACATCTTGTTGATGAAGAACCGTATGAGGTCAATCTTGATACACATGGCTGTTCTGGTGGACCCAAAACAGGGCGGCTAAGAGTGCTTAAAAATGTAAGACCATATTAAAATTTCACTTCTTAAGTAATTAAAATTACAGAATACTTTAATGACTACTATAATGTTTTTGCAGGGTCCAAGACTTTTTGACAACATGAGATTTTACTTAATTGGAGATTTTGTGCAAGCTTTTAAGACAGATTTGTTAAACTTGGTTATGGCTGCTGGAGGCACAATAATCAAAACCAAGGATCAACTACAGTCATCAACTCTTAATGATGCAAATGCAGATGAAGATAAAGATGTGAAAGTGAATCAAGCAACTTTGGTTGTATACAATGCTGACCTGTCAGGTTGTTCCGAGCTTGAAAGTGAAGAATCTGTGAAATCTCAAAGGTTAGATGCAGCAGAGGATGTTGCTAAACAATATGGGTGTCTGGTTGTTATGCACACTTGGATTTTGGAATCGGCTGCTGCGTGTCGCTTATTGCCTTTTGCGGAACAACTTCGTGCTTAGAATCTATCTTGCATACCTGTTTTGGTGTGTTTTTTTTATCACCCTTTTGTGTATGTTTTTGTTACAGTAAACAAGTCACATGGCTTTGGGTTGTATGCTTTAAGTTATGGTTTACAGTTTTGATACTTTGATTGGCCTTGATGCAATGAAGCAAAAtggaatataaatatataatgaaaTCTCTATTATCCAAACATGTTTGTTAGCTTGgattagaattaattatatataatgctTGAAGTGTACCTAAATATCATTCAATTTGCAATAAAAGAATGCAACATGTGATGATTTTTTAAATATCTTAAAACATGTTACACTGCCAACGTTGCATGTATTTAGTTCATTTACTTTAAATGTTACCCCAACAACATTCCCCTGCAAAAGATTAAGATTTTCATTTGGAGGGAAGATCCGGATCGCACCGAATTTGACAAAAGAGTAAATTTTTCCCTATGCTTGAGTGCTTGACGACGATCGAAACAATGCACCATTCACTAATCTTCTGTAACAACGGTATATTGACATTTGGGAAAGGGTCTACCGTCTACAAAAAAAAAATGGGTTCAAGATTTGCGCTTGCTGCAGGGATGCTGGTCAACTGCTGCAGGGATGCTGGTCAACTCAGCCCACCGGTCGCTCATGAGACGAATTGTATGCTCTCTCTAATCTGATTATTTTATTTGTTTTCCAAAGCAGGTCCATATATTCATGGCTTTGTCGTCTTGCTGCAAATGATTACTGCACTACCAAAGAAATCTCCATGTTAATTGATGAAAAGCTATATTCGAGGCGTTCTACTAATATGGAAACAATCAGAAACAAGCTAGTACCTTTAAGAGTTGAAGTTTTGGTTTGGAGGCTGCTAATTCGGAAACTCCTAGTTCGATTCGAGCTCGACAAGAGGGGCATTGACTTAGATTCAGCTCCTAGTTCGATTCGAGCTCGACAAGAGGGTCATTGACTTCGAGTTCGACCACTTCCTAATTTTATGTAAACGCTACTTTTTTGGAAAGGCTAACATTTTATTAATATGGAACAGAATGTACATACACGAATACAGACATTGAGATAAACCACAAGCTAGCACACTGTATACTCAACAAGCTAACAAACTTTAACAGTTGCTAAGAGGACAACGAAACATCCGCTAGCTAAATTCACAAGACGAAAATTTGTGGGTTATGAATCCAATTGTGTCAGTCGATTACTTTGCTTTTGCACCTCTTCGCGATCCACTCAAAACTTGTAACTTGGATTTCGTTTAACGCAACCGGAGTGTTCCAACATTTATTTGAAAAAACCTTTTGGTTCCGGTTTTTCCAAATTAAATATGAACACGTCCACACCACAGCTTGCCAGATGACTTTCCCCACTGATGAAATCGTTTGACCCGAATCATTAAAAAGATCTTCAACGTTAACAAAAGGAATCCCACCTCGCCCCCACCAATCAAACACTTTGCACCAAACATCGAAGGCACACTTACAATGGATTAAAGAATGGTTGACCGTTTCTACGTCATCATCACATAACGGGCAACGAACCGAATTGAGATCAACCCCTCTTTTATTAAGCTCAACTAGAACCGGAAGCCTTGATTTTCTTGCTCTCCAAACAAAAACCTCCACTTTCTTTGGAACAAGATTGTtgtgtagtgaaatgtcccgttcttattgattaaaaacgttccatattaattgatttcgttgcgaggttttgacctctatatgagacgtttttcaaagactgcattcatttttaaaacaaaccagaacctttatttcataaataaaggtttaaaaagctttacgtagattatcaaataatgataatctaaaatatcctgtttacacacgaccattacataatggtttacaatacaaatatgttacatcgaaatcagtttcttgaatgcagtttttacacaatatcatacaaacatggactccaaatcttgtccttattttagtatgcaacagcggaagctcttagtattcacctgagaataaacatgctttaaacgtcaacaaaaatattggtgagttataggtttaacctatatatatcaaatcgtaacaatagaccacaagatttcatatttcaatacacatcccatacatagagataaaaatcattcatatggtgaacacctggtaaccgacattaacaagatgcatatataagaatatccccatcattctgggacacccttcggatatgatataaatttcaaagtactaaagcatccggtactttggatggggtttgttaggcccaatagatctatctttaggattcacgtcaattagggtgtctgttccctaattcttagattaccagacttaataaaaagggccatattcgatttcgataattcaaccatagaatgtagtttcacgtacttgtgtctattttgtaaatcatttataaaacctgcatgtattctcatcccaaaaatattagattttaaaagtgagactataactcaatttcacagatttttacttcgtcgggaagtaagacttggccactggttgattcacgaacctataacaatatatacatatatatcaaagtatgttcaaaatatatttacaacacttttaatatattttgatgttttaagtttattaagtcagctgtcctcgttagtaacctacaactagttgtccacagttagatgtacagaaataaatcgataaatatt
Proteins encoded in this region:
- the LOC139863614 gene encoding BRCA1-associated RING domain protein 1, producing MNPVQQSQRLLNPWMLHFQKLGLELKCPLCLQLFKQPALLPCSHIFCASCLPKSLQLESECPACKHTYVDQDVRDAPFIENIVGIYRNLDATFNANLIHPVCSDVERASVKMDGCNNNNNLRKDNVEIAQDGNSSNWRKSVKSSLENGSAEEMVDMNGEKCITPDSGKKQEFKNSVVEKQKHSAVLNADRKVVSEEKIENGVGFIQLEQLSPPFSIDSKEDGNCSDPNSNHKSAVKCSSKRPAEIGVNGTNLEYTSRTTSEPIVSKRQKTINNGSTGQTYVSASENEFSGEKSSIVSDPVGSKKKLCVFCNTSECTIVSGEIVSYARGKEVVGDAANLSNVTHVHEKCVEWAPQIYFTENGTIKNLELEVSRANKIKCSCCGKKGAVLGCYSNKCQRSYHVPCAYYDADCRWDQVNFLLLCPKHISHKFPCERRSKAVKLDSDKSMSTTLKSCTTALNDEKTVVLCGSALSSEEKYSMLDFARSNGAVVSKYWRDNVTHVVAATNSNGACTRTLKVLMAILNGKWIVTFEWVKACMTAGHLVDEEPYEVNLDTHGCSGGPKTGRLRVLKNGPRLFDNMRFYLIGDFVQAFKTDLLNLVMAAGGTIIKTKDQLQSSTLNDANADEDKDVKVNQATLVVYNADLSGCSELESEESVKSQRLDAAEDVAKQYGCLVVMHTWILESAAACRLLPFAEQLRA